The Pochonia chlamydosporia 170 chromosome 1, whole genome shotgun sequence genome window below encodes:
- a CDS encoding RanGTP-binding protein (similar to Neurospora crassa OR74A XP_960415.3): MDQFLALIGMQAMRYAVRSGIVLTSNYALDQCSRLVKKVDDRRLEKELASLQKLLECKIKIISPAIDLIELKSGRGNVFLESAVPVTKSLHRRIVSLGRDVEDAMATISGSEPTTGRIRISKHSEKHLLKVIADMKSLLDRIDRDIPLLQLAITASGETLSTSLPPTISPSRLLQASTFIAMGDSLFARGSKEPVQIGPTFSLSLYMLFLAHTAPNGDNRDSWDNYTNNYGLDENYRRPIWQEVMHKVTARLYRYNQNWVIPRHHLQGSDRNSSTNCQEYHYYLDLIEDLNDGRLHHDNETGIPHRAGCLPSRQERIPTHQFSKIFYTDTGKLLNIRNTTEEGNRPVLLLKRDANAATQEPTKVECPTGSPRTGERGDSAKQKDSDEDQDLVDMQIHHEIHNTVLNQSEGKATAFSNLPNHLDPEWLALEMFVEDVDGGEESEGDEDTNTSRIDCKEDSHIIDDTGIDDTGIDDTGIDDTGIDDLANCSLDKATQCLLDSSLLTEMAECSIQENATVHQDQVADISPHQKQSQDAVAPPFSAVTTSLSLLEMMIRLVGLQEFQQMSHLSIPDHILTFFLEETSTTGVAGSQREKLRRETKQRVGFDPYTDDSAT, from the exons ATGGACCAATTCCTAGCCCTGATTGGGATGCAGGCAATGAGATACGCTGTGCGGTCCGGCATTGTCTTGACCTCAAACTACGCACTGGATCAATGTTCCAGGCTTGTAAAAAAGGTCGATGATCGAAGATTGGAGAAAGAATTGGCATCACTACAAAAGTTGCTTGAATGCAAAATCAAG ATTATTTCTCCAGCTATCGACCTTATTGAGTTGAA GTCTGGCAGAGGAAATGTCTTTCTGGAGTCAGCCGTTCCAGTCACCAAGTCACTCCACCGACGAATCGTGTCGCTAGGAAGAGATGTGGAAGATGCTATGGCGACAATCAGCGGTTCCGAGCCTACCACTGGTCGGATAAGAATTTCAAAGCATTCAGAGAAGCATTTGTTAAAGGTTATTGCCGATATGAAGAGCCTCCTGGATCGTATTGATCGAGATATTCCGCTGCTGCAACTGGCCATTACCGCCTCAGGGGAAACACTGTCCACCTCGCTCCCTCCTACAATATCTCCGTCTAGGCTACTTCAAGCCAGTACATTTATTGCAATGGGGGACTCTCTGTTTGCGCGAGGCTCGAAAGAGCCAGTGCAAATTGGGCCAACTTTCAGTCTATCGTTGTACATGTTGTTCCTCGCCCACACGGCGCCAAATGGTGACAACAGAGACTCATGGGATAATTATACGAATAATTATGGGTTGGACGAAAATTATCGAAGGCCAATATGGCAAGAGGTCATGCACAAAGTTACGGCGCGCCTCTATCGCTATAATCAGAACTGGGTAATACCACGCCACCACCTACAAGGCAGTGACCggaacagcagcaccaattGTCAAGAATATCACTATTATTTGGATCTCATAGAAGATCTCAATGATGGTCGCCTACATCATGATAATGAAACTGGCATTCCCCACAGAGCAGGATGCTTACCAAGTCGACAGGAACGCATTCCGACTCACCAATTCTCAAAAATATTCTACACCGACACAGGGAAGCTCCTCAACATTCGAAATACCACAGAGGAAGGAAATCGACCGGTTTTGCTTCTCAAGCGAGACGCAAACGCTGCAACGCAAGAACCAACCAAAGTCGAGTGTCCAACAGGGTCGCCCCGTACAGGTGAAAGAGGCGATAGTGCCAAACAGAAGGATTCTGACGAAGATCAAGATCTTGTCGATATGCAAATACATCACGAAATCCATAATACCGTATTAAATCAAAGTGAAGGAAAGGCCACTGCCTTCTCCAATTTGCCAAACCATCTTGATCCGGAATGGCTAGCCTTGGAGATGTttgtggaagatgttgatggcggAGAGGAGAGCGAAGGCGACGAGGACACCAACACTTCCAGAATTGATTGCAAAGAAGACTCGCATATTATCGACGACACTGGTATCGACGACACTGGTATCGACGACACTGGTATCGACGACACTGGTATCGACGACCTTGCGAATTGCTCTCTCGATAAGGCTACCCAGTGCTTATTGGATTCTTCGCTCTTGACCGAGATGGCGGAGTGCTCTATCCAAGAAAATGCAACcgtccaccaagaccaagtcgCCGATATTTCTCCCCACCAAAAGCAAAGTCAAGACGCAGTCGCACCACCCTTCAGCGCCGTGACAACATCACTGTCGCTCTTAGAGATGATGATACGGCTGGTAGGACTCCAAGAGTTTCAGCAGATGTCTCACTTGTCAATCCCAGATCATATTTTGACATTCTTTCTAGAGGAGACGTCTACAACCGGGGTCGCCGGTTCCCAAAGAGAAAAGTTACGCAGGGAGACAAAACAGCGGGTTGGGTTCGATCCATATACGGACGATTCAGCCACCTGA
- a CDS encoding eukaryotic peptide chain release factor GTP-binding subunit (similar to Aspergillus terreus NIH2624 XP_001215196.1), protein MSNLNSWEDDPSAQDENLSRRAQQQLNVNAGQGQGQQGGFRPGASSFQPGAQSFQPGQAYGGGFANQYQQQQYYQQGYYPQYGQQQQQQQGFNQYNQQGGYGGGFSQSYNQGYAGGYPQYGQQQGQGQQQQPAQTAAPSAPAAAAAAAAAPAAPKVLTKEGGTKVLSIGGDTSAPKPKAKVLSIGGTSTPNKDKEEAKREPSNKPEAGQKATAAKAIEKTGEKAGKAASSGKSSGRTSPTPSSGRSSPSGPGEKKAQREADAVSKEQAADVDDETLKEVYGKEHVNIIFIGHVDAGKSTLGGSILWTTGMVDERTMDKYKREAKDLGRESWYLSWVMDLTKEERSKGKTVEVGRGFFETEKRRYSILDAPGHKTYVPNMIGGASQADVGILVISARKGEYETGFERGGQTREHAMLAKTQGVNKLIVVINKMDDATVEWSKERYTECTTKLSQFLKGTGYNLKTDVFFMPVAAQSSLNIKDRLPKDIAPWWEGPSLLEYLDGMNALERKINAPFMMPVNAKYRDMGTMVDGKIEAGVVKKGMTLVMMPRKQNVEVSALYGEQEDEVSILQCGDQVRMRLKGVEEEDILPGFVLCSPKRLVHCVAEFEAQIRILDLKSILTSGFNCVLHVHSAIEEVTFAALLHKLQKGTNRKSKNPPTHAKRGDSIIARMQVIGGAGSVCVEKFDDYPQMGRFTLRDQGQTIAIGKITKLITEGSE, encoded by the exons ATGTCGAATCTCAACTCGTGGGAAGACGATCCTTCTGCTCAGGACGAGAATCTTTCTCGGAGAGCGCAGCAGCAACTCAATGTGAACGCTGGGCAGGGCCAGGGCCAACAAGGAGGATTCCGCCCTGGTGCCTCCTCCTTCCAGCCTGGTGCCCAGTCATTCCAGCCCGGTCAAGCATacggtggtggttttgccAACCAgtatcagcagcagcaatacTACCAGCAGGGCTATTATCCTCAGTACGgtcagcagcaacagcaacagcaaggATTCAACCAGTACAATCAGCAAGGAGGATATGGCGGtggcttcagccagagttaTAATCAGGGATATG CTGGCGGTTATCCCCAGTACGGCCAACAGCAAGGTcagggccagcagcagcaacctgCGCAGACAGCTGCCCCTTCTGCTcccgcagccgcagccgcagccgcagccgcacCAGCTGCCCCCAAGGTTCTAACCAAGGAGGGTGGAACCAAGGTTCTCAGCATTGGTGGCGATACTTCGGCTCCCAAGCCTAAGGCTAAGGTGCTTTCGATTGGAGGAACATCGACGCCAAATAAagacaaggaagaggcgAAACGCGAGCCATCGAACAAGCCAGAGGCAGGACAGAAAgccactgccgccaaagccatcGAGAAGACTGGCGAGAAGGCCGGGAAGGCCGCCTCATCAGGCAAGTCTTCTGGCAGGACGTCACCAACTCCATCGTCTGGGAGGTCGAGCCCTTCTGGTCCTGGGGAGAAGAAAGCCCAGCGCGAAGCCGACGCTGTCAGCAAGGAACAAGCCgccgatgttgatgacgaaaCTCTGAAGGAAGTCTACGGAAAGGAACATGTCAACATTATTTTCATTGGTCACGTCGACGCCGGCAAGTCTACACTGGGCGGTTCTATTCTCTGGACCACCGGCATGGTTGATGAGAGAACGATGGACAAATACAAGAGAGAAGCAAAGGATCTCGGCCGAGAGTCTTGGTATCTGTCATGGGtcatggacttgaccaagGAAGAGCGATCCAAGGGCAAGACTGTCGAAGTTGGTCGAGGTTTCTTCGAAACCGAAAAGCGAAGATACAGTATTCTGGACGCCCCTGGGCATAAGACCTATGTGCCCAACATGATTGGAGGAGCCTCGCAGGCTGACGTTGGTATTTTGGTCATCTCCGCCCGTAAGGGTGAATACGAGACTGGTTTCGAACGTGGAGGACAGACCCGTGAGCATGCTATGCTTGCCAAGACACAGGGTGTGAACAAGTTGATTGTCGTCATCAACAAAATGGATGACGCTACGGTCGAGTGGTCTAAGGAGCGCTATACGGAATGCACCACCAAGCTCTCTCAATTCCTGAAAGGCACAGGCTACAACTTGAAGACGGATGTCTTTTTCATGCCTGTTGCCGCGCAATCCTCCCTGAATATCAAGGATCGCCTGCCCAAGGACATTGCTCCATGGTGGGAGGGCCCATCTCTGCTCGAGTATCTGGACGGCATGAATGCTCTTGAACGCAAGATTAACGCACCATTCATGATGCCCGTCAATGCCAAATACCGAGATATGGGCACTatggttgatggcaagattgaggctggtgttgtcaaGAAGGGCATGACTCTCGTTATGATGCCTCGCAAGCAGAATGTGGAAGTGTCTGCGCTTTACGGCGAGCAAGAGGATGAAGTCTCGATTCTGCAGTGCGGTGACCAAGTGCGAATGCGTCTCAAGGGcgtggaagaggaagacaTTTTGCCTGGATTCGTGCTCTGCTCGCCAAAGAGACTCGTCCACTGTGTGGCTGAGTTTGAGGCACAGATTCGtatcttggacttgaagagTATCTTGACTTCTGGGTTCAATTGTGTTTTGCACGTTCACTCTGCCATTGAAGAAGTCACTTTTGCGGCTTTGTTGCACAAGCTGCAGAAGGGTACCAACAGAAAGAGCAAGAACCCTCCTACACATGCCAAGAGGGGAGACAGCATCATTGCACGCATGCAAGTGATTGGTGGCGCTGGATCTGTTTGCGTGGAGAAGTTTGATGATTATCCCCAGATGGGCCGTTTCACTCTTCGTGACCAG GGCCAAACaattgccattggcaagatcaCTAAGCTGATTACCGAAGGCTCAGAGTAA
- a CDS encoding phosphoenolpyruvate carboxykinase (similar to Aspergillus terreus NIH2624 XP_001215073.1) — MKDPIVRTGSPYTDPSVKGPRFKIQESRTDLRKMISSNVNKTALHPGGVQPHHNHTELEEELHETAHIDYDRVAIIPNPSVAALYEDALVYETGSAITSSGALTAYSGKKTGRSPLDKRIVQEPSSENDIWWGPVNKPMSPDVWKINRERAVDYLNTRNRIYVVDGYAGWDEKYRIRVRVICARAYHALFMRNMLIRPPREELEHFHPDYTIYNAGSFPANRYTEGMTSPTSVAINFSQKEMVILGTEYAGEMKKGVFTVLFYEMPIKHNVLTLHSSANEGKNGDVTLFFGLSGTGKTTLSADPNRALIGDDEHCWSDRGVFNIEGGCYAKCIGLSAEKEPDIYGAIRYGSVLENVVFDPDTREVDYDDATLTENTRCAYPIEYINNAKIPCLSPNMPTNIILLTCDARGVLPPISKLDRAQTMFHFISGYTSKMAGTEDGVTEPQATFSSCFAQPFLALHPMRYAKMLADKIDQHKANAWLLNTGWVGAGFAQGGKRCPLKYTRAILDAIHSGELAKVEYENYGVFNLQVPKTCPNVPDDLLNPEKAWTAGSESFQNEVVKLGKLFRENFTKYESEATEDVVKAGPAV, encoded by the exons ATGAAGGACCCCATCGTCAGGACCGGTTCTCCTTACACTGATCCTTCTGTCAAAGGCCCAAGGTTCAAGATTCAAGAATCCAGAACTGATTTGCGCAAGA TGATCTCCAGTAACGTCAACAAGACTGCTTTGCACCCTGGCGGTGTTCA GcctcaccacaaccacactgagcttgaggaggagctgcACGAGACTGCCCACATTGACTACGACCGTGTCGCCATT ATCCCCAACCCCTCAGTCGCCGCCCTCTACGAAGATGCTCTCGTCTACGAGACCGGTTCCGCCATCACGTCAAGCGGTGCCTTGACTGCCTACTCCGGAAAGAAGACTGGCCGCTCGCCTCTCGACAAGCGAATTGTCCAGGAGCCTTCATCAGAAAACGACATCTGGTGGGGACCTGTCAACAAGCCCATGAGCCCTGAT GTCTGGAAGATCAACCGTGAGCGTGCTGTCGACTACCTCAACACCCGCAACCGCATCTACGTCGTCGACGGTTATGCTGGCTGGGACGAGAAGTACCGCATCCGCGTCCGTGTCATCTGCGCCCGCGCCTACCATGCTCTCTTCATGAGAAACATGCTTATCCGCCCTCCTCgtgaggagctggagcacTTCCACCCCGACTACACCATCTACAATGCCGGTTCTTTCCCTGCCAACCGTTACACTGAGGGTATGACCTCTCCTACCTCagttgccatcaacttctcccagAAGGAGATGGTTATCCTGGGTACTGAGTACGCTGgcgagatgaagaagggtGTCTTCACCGTTCTCTTCTACGAGATGCCCATCAAGCACAACGTCTTGACTCTGCACTCCTCCGCCAACGAGGGCAAGAACGGTGATGTTACCCTCTTCTTCGGTTTGTCTGGTACTGGCAAGACCACACTCTCTGCCGACCCCAACCGCGCTCTGATTGGTGATGACGAGCACTGCTGGAGTGATCGTGGTGTCTTCAACATCGAGGGTGGTTGCTATGCTAAGTGCATTGGCCTGTCTGCCGAGAAGGAGCCCGATATTTACGGTGCCATCCGCTATGGTTCCGTACTCGAGAACGTCGTCTTCGACCCTGATACCCGTGAGGTTGACTACGACGACGCCACCTTGACTGAGAACACTCGATGCGCCTACCCCATTGAGTAcatcaacaacgccaagATCCCCTGCCTGTCACCAAACATGCCCACCAACATTATCCTCTTGACCTGCGACGCCCGCGGTGTCCTGCcccccatctccaagctcGACCGCGCCCAGACCATGTTCCACTTCATCTCTGGTTACACCTCCAAGATGGCCGGTACCGAGGACGGTGTCACTGAGCCCCAGGccaccttctccagctgcttcGCCCAGCCCTTCCTGGCCCTGCACCCCATGCGATATGCCAAGATGCTTGCCGATAAGATTGACCAGCACAAGGCCAACGCCTGGCTCCTCAACACCGGTTGGGTCGGTGCCGGCTTCGCCCAGGGCGGCAAGCGTTGCCCCCTCAAGTACACCCGTGCCATCCTCGACGCCATCCACTCTGGCGAGCTCGCAAAGGTCGAGTACGAGAATTACGGTGTCTTCAACCTCCAGGTCCCCAAGACCTGCCCCAACGTCCCCGATGACCTGCTCAACCCTGAGAAGGCCTGGACCGCTGGCTCCGAAAGCTTCCAGAACGAGGTTGTCAAGCTGGGCAAGCTCTTCCGCGAGAACTTCACCAAGTACGAGAGCGAAGCTACCGAggatgttgtcaaggctggtcCCGCTGTGTAA